DNA from Campylobacter concisus:
GCTTTTCTTGCCGTCGTTGCAAGGGCATACTACTACTTTGCCTTTAAAATGTGTTCTATAATCTTGTATTTCGGCTCTTATCTCATCGAAACTCGTATAAAACTCATCATCTACGTCATATTTTGCACTCATGAAGTAGATATTGGCTCTTTTATCTTTATCCGATAACCAGCTTTGAGCTCTTTCGCTTTGGGTTAAATTTTGCATTTTACTGCTCATTCCCCTTGCACATACTCGGTTTTTTCAGCTTGTTCTTCTCGCTCGTTCGGCGTTTCCTTTTCGTTAATTTCCTGCTTTTTGCTATCAAGCATTACCATTTTATCAACGACAATGCTATGTTTGCTCCTATTTTGTCCATTATTGTCTGTCCATTGGTCGAATTTCAATCTGCCATCTACGAAAACCTTTGACCCTTTTTTGAGATATTGATTTGCGATCTCTGCGGTCTTACCCATAAAAGTTGTATCTATAAAGCAGATTTCTTCTTTTTTCTCATTGTTAATAGTGTACTTGTATGTTGATGCGATAGCTGTGTTGCCTATGGCTAGCCCTGATGGTGTGTATCTGAGCTCAACATCCCTTGTTAAATTTCCTATTACTGACACATATGTATGCATGTTTTCTCCTTTTTATTGTTTTATTATTTTTTCTTTATTGCTTTGTCTATAAAATCTTTACAAATTTTTAGATTTTTTTCGTAATCTTTTGGCAGTGCCATTCCTTTGTCTTTAGATAGCTTTTTAGCCAATTCTATTTGTTTCTCGCTTGGTGGCACTATGACTTTGTCTTTATTTTTATCAATAAAATTAGAGCAAATCTTCCAGTCTTTCTCGATGCCGTCTGGCAATTGCATATTTAAACTATGTGCTATATTTTTAGCCCACTCGAGTTGTTTCTCGCTTGGTGGCTTTTGTGTGCTATCGTTTAGCTCTTTGAAACCCATTTTCTCATGGAGCGGTCTTATAAAGTCTAAATAGTCAACCTTTCCATTGCTAATTTCATCTAGCACACTTTCCATTTGTTTCGTAAATTCGCTTTGTGTGATCCACTCATCGTTGTTTGTTTTTATAGTTTCAATAAAATTTATACCCTTTGGCGTTGCTATGATATTGCTATTTTTGCCTTTTGTTTCGATGCTTACGTACTCTCTTTTAATAAGTGTTGGTAGAAATGTTGCATACGTGCTTGGACGTCCGATACCTTCTTTTTCCAAAAGAGATATAAAATTACTTTCTTTATAGTGCTGTGGCGCTTGTTTTTTTACTTCCTGTAGATTAAATTCTAATATTTGGAGCTCGTCGCCTTGTGCTAGATTTAATGTTATCTCTTGAACTTCTTTATCTTTGTCGTCTTCATCTTCAGTTGTGGCTACGATAGCGTTTTTAAATCCTTTATAGATACATTTGCTCGTTTTTGCCTTGAAGCTTAGCGTCTTTATATCTATATCATATATAGTATTTTCGTTAATCGCATTTTTGGCTTGACTTTGAACCGAATTTAAAAAGATAAGCTCATAAAGGCTTTTTTCGTCATCCGTTAGGCTTTCTTTCTTTGCTATTTCTTCTATTTGGTTAAAATCATGTATGTGTGAGATACGTATTGCTTCATGTGCTTCTGCTTGGCTTTGACTTCCTGCTTTATATTCTTTTTTCTCATACCATTCTTCACTGCCAAATTTAACGCCTACTTCATCTATAAATTCGTTTGATAAGCTGTTACTATCGGTTCTATGATAAGTAATTAAGCCTTTTTCGAATAATTTTTGAGCAAGGCTCATCGTCTTGTCAGGGCTAAAGCCCAATCTTTTATTTGCGTACTCTTGTAGTTGTGAGGTTCTAAAAGGTACTTTAGGCTTTTGTTGTGCCTGCTTAACATCAATTTTATATACCTTTGCTAGACTACCAGCTAATTCAGATATTTTGGCATTTGCTTCATCTTTGTCAGTAAATATATTGTCATTTACCGCATTGAATTCTATGCCGTCTTTTGTTTTAAGTTTTACTTTTATTTTATAATCGATCTTTGCGTTTGCCTTATTTTCCAGAAATTCTTTTATTTCCAATTCTCGCTTGACAATTAGAGCAAGAGCTGGGGTTTGCACCCTGCCTACGCTATTGTTTTTATCATTTAGCTTGTTGATATATGTTGGCGACATGATAAAGCCCACTAGCTTATCGCCAACCGCTCTTGCCTTGAAGCTATCAAATTCTTTTAAATTTGAGTTTGCAAATGGCACAGCACTATCTAGCCCCTTTTTTATTCCACTCTCTGTGATCTCGTGAAATTCTGCACGTTTAACGCTTTTTGCTATATTTTTAATAGTTTGATAAACCATATAGCCTATTCCGTATCCCTCTCTATCAGGGTCTGTCGCAATTACGACATCTTTCCCTTTGCAATCGTTAAATATTGCATTTATTCGGCTTTTGCTATCTTCTTTGAAATCAAATATTGGCTCATAGTTCTTAAAATCAACCACTATTTGATTTGTAAGCTCTTTGAAATGCCCTTTTGTAGCATAAACTTTTGCTCCAGTTATTTGCTCTATCTTATTGACCTTGTTTGGACTTTCAATTATGATTATTGTGTTTTCGTTCATAGCTCTAATCCTTTGCTTTGATTTTGGTGTTCTTTCCATTGTTTTGATTTTTCAATCATTTTTAAAACTTCCTTGATTTGCGTGTTTCTGTCTATAATCATAAACGTTTCATCTCTAAGAATAGACGAAGCCAGCATTCTTTCTTGCAATTTTTGGCTTTGTGCGTATGTGTGAACTCTGCTTTCCATTGTGTAGTCCTGTTTGGCTTGTTTGTCAAGTTTTAAAAAGAAGTTGATACTCGTATAGAAGTTTTTACATTTTTTTATGAGTTCATTTGTTCTTTTCTTATCTTTTGGATCGCAATAAAATTTACCAAGCTCTATAGGGCTGTCACTGATTGCTATGTCGTGCTCTTTAAGCACTTTGACTATATTTAACATCTGTCCTTTGGTAACGTATGGCTGGTCTTTTAGCCTCTCTTTTTGGTTGTTTTCGATGAGTTCCGTTGCAAATTCCGAAATTAAGCCAACATCTATTCTTTTTTCTCTCATGTATTTTTTTAAATTTTTAGCTAGCGTACTTTTGCCAGCTCCTGGACTACCATAAATATTTATTACCAATTTATTCATTGCTTTATTCTCCTACTTTTATGGAGCTACATATCCGCCACGAAATGTTTTATACTTTTCATATGCTTTTCCTACGTCTTGACCTATTGCTTTTGAGCCTGCGCCGATATCTTTTATTAAATTTGCACCTGCTCCTATACTTGCACTAGCTATTTGTCCTGCTACTCCAGCTCCTGTAGCTGATCCAAATCCACTTACTGCTCCGCCTATAAAACTTCCGCCACCAGCTTTTCTAGCTAATCCGCTTAATATGGTCTTGCCTGCTACTGCACCAGCCACTATTCCACCAGTTACACCGCCACTTCCATTTTCCATCTGTGTACCAAGCACTGCGTTGATCCAACTTGGAATTTTCCTTAATAAAAACAATGCTGTTATGCAGGTTATCGATCCTGTAATTAGGTATTCGAATTGTTTAGTAAATAGTTCGCCTATATAATCTTGGTATTTCTCTAGTTCTAAAATTGGGTTCATTGCTAAATTTAGGGCTATAAATGCTAATGGTGCAATAATTGCGTATGATAAATAGAGCTTATACCAGCTCCATAAATATGGTAAGAATTTTGGCATTATTAAAAATGGTATGACTAAAGGCAAGGTGCTAAGTATTAAAAATGCCATAAATTTACTAAAGAAAATCACTATTGTAATTCCTATCAAAAGTATAAAAAATGCTAAATAAAAAATCCAAAAAGGTATCATGCGAATTGCTGTTATTACGCCTGCCGATAAATAATCCATCACACCATTAAAGCTAATGCCTAGAAATGACCACTCTTGCGATTGTAAATACTCTTTTGTTCCGTAGCTCCACATCATTTCTCTTAGATTATCGATCCTGTTTGCTGACTCTGTAACAATCGATCCAAAGTCTTTATTTTCAAAAATTGAGCTAACTATTGCGGTTATTGCGTTCTCTGGGATTGTCAGAATGTATAAAACGCCCATATAGGCGTTAAAGGAGCTAAGAGTTGCAAATATAAAGCATAGCAATATTAAATATTTTATAGCTCCGAAGATCTCATCTCTTGTTGGGTAGCCATTATTAACTCTACCTAATAGCCAAAACACCACTATAAGAATTATTATAGTTTCCGATGCAGTTGAATATACTAAATCATGCGATCCATTATAAAATTTTTCAAATAAGCTCATTACGTTTTCTTGCATAACGGCTTGTACTTTATTAATCCAATTGCTATCGGTTAATATATCTTTTGCTACTTCTGTCTGTGCCATTTTACGCCTTTGTTATTTCTTTCATATATGTTTTTATTGATATTAGTGCTCTCCCATTACCTAATGGATTTTTAGTCTTTATTTTTTTTATTTCTATTTTTTTATTATTTTTTATAATTGTTTCTGTTGCGATTTCTTCTTCAAAGTATGGACTTTGCATTTCTATGATAAAATTTTCCGTATTTTCTTTTGTGGTAGGGTTGCCCACATTTGTTTGAATTTTGCTATTGTTCTTTTTGTCGCTCAGCCCTAAAAAATTTATAAAATCGCTTAACATCTTTTTCCCTTTTTACAAACAATAGGGAGCTTTGCTCCCTATTTGTCCTAAGTTTCGTTTATGACCTATTTATCTCTCCATGCCCTTGTTTTGCTCTTTGGTTTGAGCTTTTTCTTTGGTCATGTCGATCTTTTTAGCTGGATTAAAATAATCTACACCTTTAATTTGAGCTAGCGTTAGGTTATTTAGTTGTTTCTCTAAATTTCCGCTTATCCCCAAGGTCTTGTTGTAATCTATTTTTACTTCAAAATCTTGATTTTTTGCTTGCTCTCTATAGTGCTGGATTGCTGTTAGATCTCTTTCTTTGATCTTGCTCTCGTCTAGTCCATCAAACTGACTTACGTGATATAGAGTTTTTGTTTCTAGGCGTGGATTAATTGGGATTTTTTCCTTTACAACATAGGTCATTGCTTCCCCTGTCTCTTTGTCATACTTTATATTGCCGTCTTTGTCTTTAACAACAGCCATGATTTCTTTACCATCTTTGTCTAGCTTTGGTCTTATCTCATGGTCTGCAATATAGAGCATTTTAACACCATCGACTCTAGCTTGTAAGCCATTTTTAGTGGTTAGGATTTCGCCTGTTTTCTCATCGTGTTTTAGCTTTAGTATTCCGCCCATTGCGTTACCTTGCTCCATTGTCACAAATTGAGGCTTGTCATAACCCTTTATAGCCATTTCGGCTCTTAATAGCATACTAGTCTCTCTCGAGTATGTGGCTCCAGTCTTTGCGTTGTATGGAATTGTCCTATCGACTTCTTCTTTACTCATATCTTTTTGCCAGTCTGCTTTTGCTGTCTTGTGGGCTTCAAAGAGCTTATATTTCATGTATTTATCAAAGCTCTCTTTCTTTTCAGCGTTATCCATCTGGTTCCAGCTTTTTCTCTCTTGTTGTTCTGACTTGATATACTTTGTAAAATCAGCCATTTTTTATCCTTTACATCTGTTAATAACCTATAACTTTTGGGCTATAGGTTAGAGTTAGGCTCATTTTCTTCTTCTATGATTTCGAGGCTTTGGTGGTCTTTTTTTAGATAATCCCACTTCTTGCTTTCATCATCGTTGATTTCAAACTCGCCGTCTTGGCTCTCTTCGAATTGCTTTGCAAGATACATCTCATACTCTTTATATGCTTCTTCTTGCTTTAGCTTTTCTGCATAGTTCATTTTCTACTCCTTAGGACAGATTTTTAGAGTTTTTAGGCTCTAATCTAAAATTTAGGTTCTTACTTAAATTTTAGATTAAAAACTTTATAAATAATAAAATATATAATAATAAAATATTAAAAAGTAAAAATATTTAAAATTTATAAATACTATTCCTTTAAAATTATTAGTAATATTTATAAATTTTTTTAAAAAATTTCTACTCTTTATCTATTTTTATTCTTAATGATTTTAATAATTCATCTCTTTGCTCTTTTCTTTCATCTTTTACTTGTGTTTGTTCTTGATTTGTAATTGTCTTAGTTGTTTCTGCTGTTTCTATAATTTCTTGGGTCGATACTACTTCTACTTTATCTGCCCCTTTAAATTGCTCTATTTTGAACCAATACGGCACTTTCGCCTTGATAGGTATTTTAAAAAATCCTTTTACAAGTATCAAAATATCGCTACTATCCTGATTTTTTAGGTCTTGTGCTGTGACCAGCTTCTTTGCTTCTTTGCTTTTTGAGATATTGCTTTTAAAAAGATCCATATTGCCTTGCGATTTACTTATTTTTATGTTGGTGTAATCGCCTATTAGCTTACTTGTGTCTTCAGCATCTTTGTCGCTGTTCATGCCAAAAATTACTTGATAACCGCTGTTATTTTTAACGATATTCATATCATCTTCGCCATAATATTTTTTGATTTGCTCATAGCTTTGGGTCACAAATACAGGCAATAAGCCATAGCTCCTACATAGTGCTGGTGCTTCTAGTAAGAATGGCATCTTCCCAAATCTAACAAATTCATCTAAAAACGCATAAATAAATTTATTTAAATCACTGCATTCTTTTCCGCTCATAAGTTTTTTAAATAGCGTTTCTACAAAAATTCTAATAAGTGGCGCTAGGATGTCCATATCTTCGGTTTGGACGACTACATACATCGATATTCTTTTTTCTCTTAGGTCTTCAAATGTGAAGCTCATTTTGCTGGTGGCACTAGCAACTTGTGGGTTTGTAAAAACTTTCATAAAAGTATCGTATGTGGATTTTATCGATGCAAACTCATTGTCGGCAGATTTTGAGTAGGCTCTAGCTTGATTTCTCGTATTCTCATCTATAGTTTCGTCAAAACTAGTCTGCTTGAGCCAAATTTTGAAAGTATCTACATCATAATCTCGTTCTCTTGGTTTCGTTGGATCGTCTTCATCAGGCTCTTTCATGGCTTCTTCACCAAATTTCTCATCAAGATAGTCGAAATAATCAGCCTTTGGTGCTTGTGCCAATTGCGCTAGCGTTGCGTGCTTGTCTTTTTGCATAAAATACTCTGCAAAAAATACAAACATTGTTTTTGCCGATATTATCCAGTGATCGTTTTCTCTACCTTTTTCGCCTACAAATATTGTGGAGGCGATCTGCTCGGCTAATTTTTTTATGTGAAGATATTGTAAATCTTTAACTAGGCTATGATCAAACGGATTAAAAAATAATGTATTATCCCAGCTAAAAGGGGAGAATAGTTGGATTTCATTATTAAAATATTTTTGACGATAGCCTGCCGTTTTTACGTAAAGCTCTCCTTTGATGTCTAATACTACACAAGAATTCGGCACACTCAGTAAATTTGGGATAATCATACCAGCCGTTTTTCCGCTTCCAGGAGGTGCCACTACTAATGTTGAGAGCGGTTGTGTTGCTCGTATAAATTTTGGGCTTGTGCTGTCAATGTCAAAGCATCCTAGCACAAGTCCTGTTTTGTAGTTTATCTTCATCTTTTCAAAATCTGCTGGCGTTGCAAACCTTGCTGATCCATAATCTTCATTATCTCTTAGATATGGCATTAGCCACCAAATTATAGCGACCAAGAGTGGTGCTATTAGTGCAAATACCGCGACATAGGCTTTCATTTTTAACGTTGGCGTGCCAATATTTTGTAAAATTTTAAATGCCACAATTGGCACATTTACTATGTCAGGGTTGAAAATAAGTTTTACAACTACCAAATATGCAATTATCCCCATTATTAGGGATGTTACGTATATTAATATCCACTTTTTAGCTGTAAATTCTTTGCTATTCACTTTGCAATCCTTTTATCTCTTTGTTATTAGGTTGCTTTGTTCGTTCTACGTCTATTTTTATTTTTAGCTTACCGATCTTATTACTTAGTCTTTCTATTGCGTCAAAAAACTCATACATAGTCTTTTCTAAGTCGCTTTTAGCTTCTTCTTTTTTTATGATATGAGCATTTAGGTGATATGCTATTTGGTTTAAATTTTTTCCGAGGTGCTTAAATTCTTTCAAAAAATCAGCCAAAATTTCATTATTAATCTCAATTTGTTTTAGGGTTTGTGCATATTTTTCAACATGAATTAATTTTCTAACGATCGCAGATTTGCTTTCATTCCTTGCCTGCATCATTTTTGTTAAAATTCTTGCATCGGCTTCGGTAAAATAAATAAAATGGCTAGATACTTTTTTCATGCGATCATCCTTGCAATATCTATCTCTTTTAAATTGAGGATGTCTGTAATTACTCTTTTATTTTTTACCCTTGCTATTTGAATGATATAGTCAATTGCTGTCATTATTAGGCTGTCAAGCATACTTTCATCTACGTTTGATAATCCACCGCCTAATATAATATTTGTTTTTATTGCTTTTATGGCATCTTTTGGGTTGTTCGCATGTAGTGTGCTTAGGTTGCCTGCGTGTCCTGTATTATTTACTCTTAAAAATGAAAACGTATTTCTGATATCTATCTCGCCTAAGAAAAGCCTATCAGGTCGCAAACGCATTGCATTGTCGATCGCTACTTGGTAGCTATAAATTTCTGTTGCTATTTTAGGGACGGCAAGTTGAGTTTTATTTATGTTTTCAACTCTTAGTTCTTGGCTATCTTCTATGGTTACTACTCGCTCGCTTGGGTCTATTTCTCCCATTAGTGAGTTTAAAAAACTTGTCTTTCCGCTTCCAGTTCCACCGCTTAAAAGCACATTCTTTTTTTCGTGTATCAAGTCTTTTATTTTTTCATAGCTCCAGCCATTATTTATGCATTTTTCACTTAGGATAAAGCTTTCAAGCGGATAAATTTCTTTGCTTGGTATCCTTATGCAGATTGCTATTTCGCTATTAAATAGGCTTGATTTGTGCTGTGCTTGGACACGATATCGCAAAAATGGACTTGGCAATTCACAAGACAAGTGACAATGGCTTTCATCAAAACGTTGATTTCTTCTAGTTGCCAACTCGACTAAAAAACTATTTAAAAATTTAGCATCTAGTTTTTCGTCTTTTACCACTTCCCAGTGGTCGCCATAATCTATATTAATTTCGCAAGGCTGGTTAAAAATTAGCTCATTTGCGTTTAGATTTAGATATGGCTTTAAAACATTAAGAATGTTTTTTAAAATTATACTTTCACTCATCTTGCTCGTTTTGCTTTTGGTCTGGTGCTTGGTTCATTAAATTTCTTTTTTCTTCTAGCAACATCTCAAGCTTTTGTTTCTCTTTATCTGCATTTGCTTGAGCTTTCTCGGTTTTCTTTACCTGTTTTGCTATACGCTCCAAAATTTTGTTATAAGCGTTTTGGTTTTTGATTTCCGCTTTAATATCTTCTAGTTGCACGCTTGCTCCTTAATCGTTGAAATATTGCATTAAAACTTCGCCATTTTTAGGTTTTGCAAACCACATGTGATTTGTTGGCACTAAAAATATACGGCTTCCGCTTTTGATTTCAATTGTTGGTTTAATTTGACTTTGTTGTTGGATTATGTCTTGAACCACACTACTTACATCACTTCTTGAATTAGAGTAAATTTCATTTACATAGGTGTTGTTTGCATTGTTTCCACTATTAATTTTCGATGCTATGCCTAAAAGCAAGGCATTTGTAATTGTTGAGATTGAATATGCTATGCCGTATCTTTCCCAATATTTGTTATTGACTGCTCCAACCGCTCCTGTCATACCCATGTTATCAGCTACTATTGCATCTGTTAGCATTATGTTTATGCCTTGTGGCGTGATAATCTCTCGCCATCTAATTTCTAATCGCTCGTGTCCGATCTTGGTGTCGTTGGTGTAAAATCCTATTGCTTTACTTCCACGTGGTATCAATACGGCTCGCCCCATTGCGGCATATATATCTTGCTCTATTTGAGCCGTAACTATTCCGCTTAAATCCGAGCTTATTGCACTAGTTAATATGGCTGGGATTAGTCTGCCAGCTCTAATTGTGCGATACAGCCTATGCTCATTTGTGCTTATATCAACTGGCTTTTGATTTGAAAAGCTATCAACGCCATATTTTGAGCTGTTTTGATTTACGCTTTTTACTTCATTATTGCGATTTGCTAAAATTTGCGCTCGCATTAGCTCCTGCATTCGTTTTTTATACGCCCTTTGGTTGTCTATTGCCATTTCTTGTCGCAATTGTTCTTGTTTGGCTTGAAGCTTGGCTTGTTGTTCTCTTGCACGCTGTGCCATTTGCTCCTGCTCTTGTATATCTTGCTCAGGCGTCTGATCTTGTAAATTTTGATTTCTTTGTTCATTTAAAGCATTTTGTTGCTTGTTGCCTAGCTTCTCGAGTCTGTTTAAAATCTCAGTTAAATTCTGATCTTCATTTGGCTCTTTCTTGCCAGCTCTATAGATATAATCATCTACTGGGAATTTTGAATTTTCGAATAGATGATTTAAATTTGTTTGATTTTGCAAATTCCTGATCTTCTCATCTTTTGCTTTTTTGCTTATATTTTCGTCATCAAATATTTCAGCCGTAGCTGTATTGGTGGCAAAAAGGGGGGCAGATATAACGCTAATTGTAACTATGCTTAAAAATAGTCTATTCCCCTTTTTCATTTTAAATTCCTTTAGTTTCATTTATTGTTTTTTTGTTTTCTTTTTGGTGCTGTCTTATTGCTTCTTTAT
Protein-coding regions in this window:
- the ssb gene encoding single-stranded DNA-binding protein, with the translated sequence MHTYVSVIGNLTRDVELRYTPSGLAIGNTAIASTYKYTINNEKKEEICFIDTTFMGKTAEIANQYLKKGSKVFVDGRLKFDQWTDNNGQNRSKHSIVVDKMVMLDSKKQEINEKETPNEREEQAEKTEYVQGE
- a CDS encoding type IA DNA topoisomerase, whose product is MNENTIIIIESPNKVNKIEQITGAKVYATKGHFKELTNQIVVDFKNYEPIFDFKEDSKSRINAIFNDCKGKDVVIATDPDREGYGIGYMVYQTIKNIAKSVKRAEFHEITESGIKKGLDSAVPFANSNLKEFDSFKARAVGDKLVGFIMSPTYINKLNDKNNSVGRVQTPALALIVKRELEIKEFLENKANAKIDYKIKVKLKTKDGIEFNAVNDNIFTDKDEANAKISELAGSLAKVYKIDVKQAQQKPKVPFRTSQLQEYANKRLGFSPDKTMSLAQKLFEKGLITYHRTDSNSLSNEFIDEVGVKFGSEEWYEKKEYKAGSQSQAEAHEAIRISHIHDFNQIEEIAKKESLTDDEKSLYELIFLNSVQSQAKNAINENTIYDIDIKTLSFKAKTSKCIYKGFKNAIVATTEDEDDKDKEVQEITLNLAQGDELQILEFNLQEVKKQAPQHYKESNFISLLEKEGIGRPSTYATFLPTLIKREYVSIETKGKNSNIIATPKGINFIETIKTNNDEWITQSEFTKQMESVLDEISNGKVDYLDFIRPLHEKMGFKELNDSTQKPPSEKQLEWAKNIAHSLNMQLPDGIEKDWKICSNFIDKNKDKVIVPPSEKQIELAKKLSKDKGMALPKDYEKNLKICKDFIDKAIKKK
- a CDS encoding AAA family ATPase; this encodes MNKLVINIYGSPGAGKSTLAKNLKKYMREKRIDVGLISEFATELIENNQKERLKDQPYVTKGQMLNIVKVLKEHDIAISDSPIELGKFYCDPKDKKRTNELIKKCKNFYTSINFFLKLDKQAKQDYTMESRVHTYAQSQKLQERMLASSILRDETFMIIDRNTQIKEVLKMIEKSKQWKEHQNQSKGLEL
- a CDS encoding type IV secretion system protein — encoded protein: MAQTEVAKDILTDSNWINKVQAVMQENVMSLFEKFYNGSHDLVYSTASETIIILIVVFWLLGRVNNGYPTRDEIFGAIKYLILLCFIFATLSSFNAYMGVLYILTIPENAITAIVSSIFENKDFGSIVTESANRIDNLREMMWSYGTKEYLQSQEWSFLGISFNGVMDYLSAGVITAIRMIPFWIFYLAFFILLIGITIVIFFSKFMAFLILSTLPLVIPFLIMPKFLPYLWSWYKLYLSYAIIAPLAFIALNLAMNPILELEKYQDYIGELFTKQFEYLITGSITCITALFLLRKIPSWINAVLGTQMENGSGGVTGGIVAGAVAGKTILSGLARKAGGGSFIGGAVSGFGSATGAGVAGQIASASIGAGANLIKDIGAGSKAIGQDVGKAYEKYKTFRGGYVAP
- a CDS encoding ArdC-like ssDNA-binding domain-containing protein, whose product is MADFTKYIKSEQQERKSWNQMDNAEKKESFDKYMKYKLFEAHKTAKADWQKDMSKEEVDRTIPYNAKTGATYSRETSMLLRAEMAIKGYDKPQFVTMEQGNAMGGILKLKHDEKTGEILTTKNGLQARVDGVKMLYIADHEIRPKLDKDGKEIMAVVKDKDGNIKYDKETGEAMTYVVKEKIPINPRLETKTLYHVSQFDGLDESKIKERDLTAIQHYREQAKNQDFEVKIDYNKTLGISGNLEKQLNNLTLAQIKGVDYFNPAKKIDMTKEKAQTKEQNKGMER
- a CDS encoding type IV secretory system conjugative DNA transfer family protein; amino-acid sequence: MGIIAYLVVVKLIFNPDIVNVPIVAFKILQNIGTPTLKMKAYVAVFALIAPLLVAIIWWLMPYLRDNEDYGSARFATPADFEKMKINYKTGLVLGCFDIDSTSPKFIRATQPLSTLVVAPPGSGKTAGMIIPNLLSVPNSCVVLDIKGELYVKTAGYRQKYFNNEIQLFSPFSWDNTLFFNPFDHSLVKDLQYLHIKKLAEQIASTIFVGEKGRENDHWIISAKTMFVFFAEYFMQKDKHATLAQLAQAPKADYFDYLDEKFGEEAMKEPDEDDPTKPRERDYDVDTFKIWLKQTSFDETIDENTRNQARAYSKSADNEFASIKSTYDTFMKVFTNPQVASATSKMSFTFEDLREKRISMYVVVQTEDMDILAPLIRIFVETLFKKLMSGKECSDLNKFIYAFLDEFVRFGKMPFLLEAPALCRSYGLLPVFVTQSYEQIKKYYGEDDMNIVKNNSGYQVIFGMNSDKDAEDTSKLIGDYTNIKISKSQGNMDLFKSNISKSKEAKKLVTAQDLKNQDSSDILILVKGFFKIPIKAKVPYWFKIEQFKGADKVEVVSTQEIIETAETTKTITNQEQTQVKDERKEQRDELLKSLRIKIDKE
- a CDS encoding plasmid mobilization relaxosome protein MobC; the encoded protein is MKKVSSHFIYFTEADARILTKMMQARNESKSAIVRKLIHVEKYAQTLKQIEINNEILADFLKEFKHLGKNLNQIAYHLNAHIIKKEEAKSDLEKTMYEFFDAIERLSNKIGKLKIKIDVERTKQPNNKEIKGLQSE
- a CDS encoding ATPase, T2SS/T4P/T4SS family, whose translation is MSESIILKNILNVLKPYLNLNANELIFNQPCEINIDYGDHWEVVKDEKLDAKFLNSFLVELATRRNQRFDESHCHLSCELPSPFLRYRVQAQHKSSLFNSEIAICIRIPSKEIYPLESFILSEKCINNGWSYEKIKDLIHEKKNVLLSGGTGSGKTSFLNSLMGEIDPSERVVTIEDSQELRVENINKTQLAVPKIATEIYSYQVAIDNAMRLRPDRLFLGEIDIRNTFSFLRVNNTGHAGNLSTLHANNPKDAIKAIKTNIILGGGLSNVDESMLDSLIMTAIDYIIQIARVKNKRVITDILNLKEIDIARMIA
- a CDS encoding DNA type IV secretion system protein ComB10; translation: MKKGNRLFLSIVTISVISAPLFATNTATAEIFDDENISKKAKDEKIRNLQNQTNLNHLFENSKFPVDDYIYRAGKKEPNEDQNLTEILNRLEKLGNKQQNALNEQRNQNLQDQTPEQDIQEQEQMAQRAREQQAKLQAKQEQLRQEMAIDNQRAYKKRMQELMRAQILANRNNEVKSVNQNSSKYGVDSFSNQKPVDISTNEHRLYRTIRAGRLIPAILTSAISSDLSGIVTAQIEQDIYAAMGRAVLIPRGSKAIGFYTNDTKIGHERLEIRWREIITPQGINIMLTDAIVADNMGMTGAVGAVNNKYWERYGIAYSISTITNALLLGIASKINSGNNANNTYVNEIYSNSRSDVSSVVQDIIQQQSQIKPTIEIKSGSRIFLVPTNHMWFAKPKNGEVLMQYFND